The Syntrophorhabdus sp. genome segment CGTCGAAGGCAATAGTCCTGAGGGTCTCCGGAGGGGCGAGCATCCTGAAGGAGCTTTCCAACGAGGACATTGCCGTCGACATCGAGGAGTCCATACGGCTCAACGTGTGCGCCATGGCCGTGCAGGTCTTTATCGGGGGAGAGTACGAGAAGGAATCCATCATCAACATGACGAAGATGGTCGACATCGGGAACCGCTACGGCATTCCCACCCTTGCCGTGACCGCGGTTGGGAAGGACATGGCCCGCGATGCGAAGTACTTCCAGCTTGCGTGCCGCATCTGCGCTGAGCTTGGCGCACATTATATCAAGACCTACTACGTGGAGAAGGACTTCGACACCGTCACAGCCTCCTGCCCGGTGCCCATCGTCATGGCGGGCGGCAAGAAGATATCCGAGCTCGACGCCCTGACCATGGCCTACAACGCGGTGCAGCAGGGAGCGTCCGGGGTGGATATGGGGCGCAACATCTTCCAGTCCGACGCGCCCGTTGCCATGATACAGGCGGTGAGCGCCGTGGTGCACCAGAACATGACCCCGGCCGACGCGTTCGACCTGTACAGGAGTCTCAAGGGAAAGGGTTGACGGAAGACCGATCGACGAGGGATAGATATTAAAGTCTCTTACTGGTACAACAACAGGGACATACGCATAGTGGAGGTTCCGACGCCTGTGGCCGGCCCGCGGGAGATGGTGGTGAAGATCCACGCCTGCGGTATCTGCGGGAGCGACATCGTGGAATGGTATCGCCTTCCACGGGCGCCGCTTGTCCAGGGTCACGAGATAGGCGCCGAGGTTGTGGCGGTGGGGTCAGCCGTGCAGAGGTTCAAGCCGTCAGACCGGGTCTTCATTCCTCCCAAGATACCCTGCGGGTCATGCGTCTACTGCGTGAAAGGGCACTTTCCCCAATGCGCGGAGATCAAGGAGCGGTTGCCCGGCGCCTTTGCCGAATACGTCCTCGTGCCGGAAGTATTCGTAGAGAAGGGGACGTACCCGCTCCCGGACAACATCAGCTACGAACAGAGCACCTTCATAGAGCCCCTCGCATGCGCCGCCCGCGCCCAGCGTCTTGCGGGGGTGAGGAAAGGGGATACGGTCCTTGTCATGGGCTGCGGAATGTCGGGTCTGCTCCACGTGAAGCTGGCGGCGGCGAGGGATTGCAGGGTGATCGCCGTCGACGTCAACCCGATGAAGCTCGACTTTGCCGCAAAGGCCGGCGCGGTCATGGTTGTCGATGGTTCGGAAGACATCGCGGAGAGACTGATCGCCGGGAACGGCAGGAAGGCGGATATCGTGGTCCTGTGCTCTTCGGCGCGTCAGGCCGTGGAGGCCGCCTGGCGATGCGTCGACAAGGGCGGAACGGTCGTCCTCTTCGCTGTGCCCGGCCCCGAGGAACAGGTCGTGGTACCCGTCAACGACTTCTGGATGAAGGAGATCACCATCCTGACGTCCTACTACTGCGGTCCCCCCGACATCATGGAGGCAATGGATCTCATTGGATCGGGCACGGTGACCGTTCACGACCTCATAACCCACCGCCTTCCCCTCGACGACATAGTCGAGGGCTTCCGACTCGTCTCCGACGGCCGCGAATCGATCAAGGTCATAATCAAGCCCTAGAAAAACCGTCTCAGGTCGCAGGTTTCAGGTCGCAGGTTCCAGGGATAGAAAACGGTTCCATGTTTCAGGTTTCAGGTCCCAAGTCAAAGACAAAGGCGCAAAGGTTCCCTGCAACAGGAAGCTGTAGAGCTTCCCATCTTCCCGGACATTGCAAGGGCCATCATTGAGACACTCCTGTTTCCCA includes the following:
- the lsrF gene encoding 3-hydroxy-5-phosphonooxypentane-2,4-dione thiolase, whose amino-acid sequence is IKNRLARIFNPQSGRTVMLAIDHGYFQGPTTGLERVDINILPLVPYADTLMLTRGILRSVVPPSTSKAIVLRVSGGASILKELSNEDIAVDIEESIRLNVCAMAVQVFIGGEYEKESIINMTKMVDIGNRYGIPTLAVTAVGKDMARDAKYFQLACRICAELGAHYIKTYYVEKDFDTVTASCPVPIVMAGGKKISELDALTMAYNAVQQGASGVDMGRNIFQSDAPVAMIQAVSAVVHQNMTPADAFDLYRSLKGKG
- a CDS encoding zinc-binding dehydrogenase, whose amino-acid sequence is MAGPREMVVKIHACGICGSDIVEWYRLPRAPLVQGHEIGAEVVAVGSAVQRFKPSDRVFIPPKIPCGSCVYCVKGHFPQCAEIKERLPGAFAEYVLVPEVFVEKGTYPLPDNISYEQSTFIEPLACAARAQRLAGVRKGDTVLVMGCGMSGLLHVKLAAARDCRVIAVDVNPMKLDFAAKAGAVMVVDGSEDIAERLIAGNGRKADIVVLCSSARQAVEAAWRCVDKGGTVVLFAVPGPEEQVVVPVNDFWMKEITILTSYYCGPPDIMEAMDLIGSGTVTVHDLITHRLPLDDIVEGFRLVSDGRESIKVIIKP